The Sinomicrobium kalidii genome contains a region encoding:
- a CDS encoding CDP-alcohol phosphatidyltransferase family protein has translation MKRHIPNILTLLNLLCGTIAVIHAVLGRMETAALFVFLGILFDFFDGFAARKLNVQSEMGLQLDSLADVVTSGVVPGIVMYHLLQMSVDPGSWEHELSVDLTTAEGFLPFLGLLIPLASAYRLARFNIDDDQQTSFTGLPTPANTLFILSLPLILIYQGSDLAITIIRNTWVLISITLLSCYILNANIKLFALKFKNWGFKENTVKYVFLILCAVSLILLKFAAIPVIIILYIVISLMTKEPSSGQG, from the coding sequence ATGAAACGACATATTCCAAATATCCTCACCCTTCTTAACCTCCTTTGCGGCACCATAGCCGTGATACATGCCGTACTCGGACGAATGGAGACCGCGGCACTTTTTGTATTCCTCGGTATCCTTTTCGACTTTTTTGACGGGTTTGCCGCAAGAAAGCTCAATGTACAGAGTGAAATGGGCCTGCAACTGGATTCCCTTGCCGATGTGGTAACGAGCGGGGTGGTACCCGGCATTGTTATGTATCACCTGCTGCAAATGAGCGTGGACCCCGGCTCATGGGAACATGAACTTTCTGTCGACCTGACCACAGCTGAAGGGTTTCTCCCTTTCCTGGGGCTGCTTATCCCCCTGGCCTCTGCATACCGCCTGGCCAGGTTCAATATTGACGATGACCAGCAGACATCGTTTACTGGACTCCCCACCCCGGCCAATACACTGTTTATTCTTTCGCTCCCGTTGATCCTTATCTATCAGGGCAGCGACCTGGCCATTACAATTATCCGCAATACCTGGGTGCTTATCAGTATAACGCTTCTCAGTTGTTACATACTCAATGCCAACATAAAACTGTTTGCCCTGAAATTCAAGAACTGGGGATTCAAGGAAAATACGGTGAAATATGTTTTTCTCATCCTCTGTGCAGTATCACTGATTCTCCTGAAATTTGCCGCTATCCCCGTGATCATCATACTCTACATCGTCATTTCGCTAATGACAAAAGAACCGTCTTCCGGGCAGGGATAA
- a CDS encoding head GIN domain-containing protein — protein sequence MTTVVKILIAAALSLFLSSCQLDRIMGVTGNGNVQTEERNIPEGFNTIEAGNGLKVYITQGPATAIRIEADENLLDIIRTEVRGDELHVFSEKNIGKAKSKKVYISAPNIEAIASSSGADVFVENILKADRLELKSSSGSVLRLETEADYISCRASSGANLKIKGRANTLKVRASSGSSVKAGDLEVAECNAEASSGGNISLYVTKDLTASASSGGDIRYSGNPESVSTGKSVSGSVRKN from the coding sequence ATGACTACAGTAGTAAAAATCCTTATCGCAGCAGCACTTTCCCTTTTTCTGTCCTCCTGTCAATTAGACCGTATCATGGGAGTTACCGGAAACGGCAATGTACAAACCGAAGAAAGGAATATTCCCGAAGGTTTCAACACCATTGAGGCCGGTAACGGGCTGAAAGTCTACATCACACAGGGTCCTGCCACAGCCATTCGTATAGAGGCCGATGAAAATCTCCTAGACATCATCCGTACCGAAGTAAGGGGCGACGAACTCCATGTTTTTTCGGAAAAGAATATTGGCAAGGCCAAGTCTAAAAAAGTATACATCAGTGCCCCGAACATAGAAGCCATTGCTTCCTCCAGCGGAGCCGATGTTTTTGTGGAAAACATCCTGAAAGCCGACCGCCTGGAACTGAAATCTTCCAGTGGCAGTGTACTCCGCCTCGAAACGGAAGCCGATTACATTTCCTGCCGGGCCAGCAGTGGCGCCAACCTTAAAATAAAAGGCAGGGCCAATACCCTGAAAGTAAGGGCCAGCAGCGGCAGTTCCGTAAAAGCCGGCGACCTGGAAGTTGCCGAATGCAATGCAGAAGCCAGCAGTGGCGGTAACATTTCCCTCTATGTCACCAAAGATCTTACGGCAAGCGCAAGCAGCGGCGGGGATATCCGCTACTCCGGTAACCCGGAATCCGTTTCAACAGGTAAATCGGTATCCGGGAGCGTCAGGAAAAATTAA
- a CDS encoding PspC domain-containing protein has protein sequence MNKTTNINLGGLFFHIDEDAYLKLRDYLDTIKRSFTDSQGRDEIVADIEARIAELFTEKIKNERQVIGMAEVEEIITIMGQPEDYLVDEEIFEDEPKKETSASQPQQKTSKKLFRDPDDKYIGGVSSGLGHYFGIDAIWIRLLWILLVVGGAGSGIVIYILLWILVPEASTTSQKLAMKGEAVNISNIEKKVREGFDEVSEKVKNVDYKKVGSKVKSSSRTFFDFLGDTVLVLLKVFAKFIGIILIICAASTIIGLFIGLFTFGSVGFVEGPWTHYIEVVNTTGVPVWLVSLFSFLAIGIPFFFLFLLGLKILVNNLKSIGSTAKYVLLALWIIAVIGLTIIGIKQATEKAFTASSTETRQLSLPLSDTLWVKTESYGSWDDRYYNDDFDIVMNNGTKKLYLEDVKINFATAEDSLPQVKIHKSAESSSYEKAREKASNIEYAYSITGNALSFQDYLLTDYKNKYREQEVEITLSLPEGTVVFMDPSLKRNLGYRFANNMGYSRYNMPGHYWKTGKEELICLDCEEETTTTEDEKDEKIKIDSNGIDIDIKDENGENFKMKIDEKGIEIKAGSKKDTTV, from the coding sequence ATGAATAAGACGACAAATATAAACCTGGGCGGACTGTTCTTCCACATTGACGAAGACGCTTACTTAAAGCTCAGGGACTACCTGGACACCATAAAGCGTTCTTTTACCGATTCACAGGGCCGCGATGAGATCGTTGCCGATATCGAAGCACGCATCGCCGAACTCTTTACGGAAAAGATAAAGAACGAAAGACAGGTGATCGGCATGGCCGAAGTAGAAGAGATCATCACCATTATGGGCCAGCCGGAAGATTACCTCGTAGATGAGGAGATCTTTGAAGACGAGCCCAAAAAGGAAACCTCCGCTTCACAACCGCAGCAAAAAACAAGCAAAAAGCTGTTCCGCGATCCTGATGATAAATACATAGGCGGGGTTTCTTCCGGCTTGGGACATTATTTCGGAATCGATGCCATCTGGATACGCCTCCTGTGGATTCTGCTCGTAGTAGGAGGAGCAGGTTCGGGGATAGTGATATACATTCTGCTCTGGATACTGGTTCCCGAAGCCTCGACCACCTCACAGAAACTCGCCATGAAAGGCGAGGCCGTTAACATCAGCAATATAGAAAAGAAAGTGAGGGAAGGCTTTGACGAAGTCTCTGAAAAAGTAAAGAATGTCGATTACAAGAAAGTAGGCAGCAAGGTAAAATCCAGTTCAAGGACCTTCTTTGATTTTCTGGGCGATACCGTACTGGTGCTGCTCAAGGTATTTGCCAAGTTCATAGGCATTATCCTTATCATATGTGCCGCATCCACTATTATAGGATTGTTTATCGGCCTCTTTACCTTCGGCTCCGTGGGTTTTGTGGAAGGGCCGTGGACACATTACATAGAAGTGGTGAACACAACGGGAGTCCCCGTATGGCTGGTATCCCTGTTCAGTTTCCTGGCCATAGGTATTCCGTTCTTTTTCCTGTTCCTCCTCGGACTCAAGATACTGGTCAATAACCTGAAATCCATTGGGAGTACGGCCAAATACGTATTGCTGGCGCTCTGGATCATCGCTGTTATCGGACTTACCATAATCGGCATAAAACAAGCCACAGAAAAGGCATTTACGGCAAGCTCTACGGAAACCAGGCAACTGTCTCTCCCTCTATCCGATACCCTGTGGGTAAAAACCGAAAGTTACGGTTCCTGGGACGACAGGTATTACAATGATGATTTTGACATTGTAATGAACAACGGCACTAAAAAACTATACCTGGAAGATGTTAAAATCAACTTTGCAACCGCAGAAGATTCCCTGCCGCAGGTAAAAATACACAAAAGTGCCGAAAGCAGTAGTTATGAAAAAGCCCGGGAAAAAGCGTCCAATATAGAATATGCGTATTCAATTACGGGCAACGCGCTTTCTTTTCAGGACTATCTGCTTACCGATTACAAAAACAAATACCGTGAACAGGAAGTGGAAATTACCCTGTCGCTCCCCGAAGGCACCGTTGTTTTCATGGACCCTTCACTGAAAAGAAACCTCGGATACAGGTTTGCCAACAATATGGGATATTCCCGATACAATATGCCCGGGCATTACTGGAAAACGGGAAAGGAAGAACTCATTTGCCTGGACTGTGAGGAAGAAACAACGACAACAGAAGATGAGAAAGACGAAAAAATAAAAATAGACAGCAACGGTATTGATATCGACATCAAGGATGAGAATGGGGAAAATTTCAAAATGAAGATTGACGAAAAGGGGATCGAGATCAAGGCCGGAAGCAAAAAAGATACCACGGTATGA
- a CDS encoding peptidase domain-containing ABC transporter, protein MTPIQRFRNMLRLDKKDIYQIILYSILAGIISLSLPLGIQSIVNFLQAGKVSTSWVVLVIIVVAGVAMVGIFRIMQYRITENLQQKIFVRSSFEFAYRFPKIKFDRLYPYSPPELANRFFDTLTVQKGFSKLLLDISGAALQILFGIVLLSLYHPFFIFFGIFLIVLLYLIFRLNFYPGLSTSLEESDYKYKVAHWLQEIARNHLSFKSNKLFDFALHKNDRLVNSYLEQRENHFSILRKQFIQLTGFKVLITAGLLIIGGILVLNEQMNIGQFVAAEIIILTIITAVEKLFSGIELFYDVLTSLEKIGKVVDMDLESASGPENTDYLLDSDTMRIETDKLSYKFPDSENFILQNVSLTINQGDRILIDGANGAGKTTLIRLLSRVIEPTGGTIFINNANYSKYAIDDYRSCIGTITINDNLFEGTILENITCKNPGIPLQEIHNVIESMQLTTYIKSLPNGLDTMVHSEGKQLSSSIIQKILLARCIISDPKILFLEEPLEKVDELSAKGIIDYLTAKDKNWTVIIISKNEYWKEKCNKRFFLTEGTLKA, encoded by the coding sequence ATGACTCCTATCCAGCGATTTCGCAACATGCTGCGTCTCGATAAAAAAGACATTTACCAGATTATCCTGTATTCCATCCTGGCGGGGATTATAAGTTTATCTCTTCCGTTGGGCATCCAGTCCATCGTAAATTTCCTGCAGGCGGGGAAAGTGAGCACTTCCTGGGTGGTATTGGTAATCATAGTGGTTGCAGGAGTAGCTATGGTGGGTATTTTCCGGATTATGCAATACAGGATTACAGAAAACCTTCAGCAGAAAATATTCGTACGATCTTCTTTTGAGTTCGCATATCGTTTTCCGAAGATCAAATTTGACAGGTTATATCCCTATTCTCCACCCGAGCTGGCAAATCGTTTTTTCGATACGCTTACCGTGCAAAAGGGGTTTTCCAAATTGTTGCTGGATATTTCCGGGGCGGCACTACAAATACTTTTCGGTATTGTCCTGCTGTCGCTGTATCATCCTTTTTTTATTTTTTTCGGAATTTTTCTAATCGTCCTTTTGTACCTTATCTTCAGACTGAATTTCTATCCGGGACTTTCCACAAGCCTGGAAGAATCCGACTACAAATATAAGGTAGCTCATTGGTTACAGGAGATTGCCCGGAATCATCTGAGTTTTAAAAGTAATAAACTATTCGATTTTGCCCTGCATAAAAATGACAGACTCGTAAACAGTTACCTGGAGCAAAGGGAAAATCATTTTAGCATACTTAGAAAACAGTTCATCCAGCTAACCGGGTTTAAGGTACTCATCACCGCCGGCCTACTGATTATTGGAGGAATACTGGTGCTTAACGAGCAGATGAACATCGGACAGTTTGTCGCGGCGGAGATCATTATTTTAACCATTATTACCGCGGTGGAAAAACTCTTTTCCGGTATTGAACTGTTTTACGATGTACTTACCTCCCTGGAAAAGATAGGCAAAGTAGTAGATATGGATCTGGAGTCCGCTTCAGGTCCGGAGAATACCGATTACCTGCTGGATTCCGATACTATGCGTATCGAAACCGATAAGCTCTCCTATAAATTCCCGGATTCCGAGAATTTTATCCTGCAAAATGTTTCCCTGACCATAAATCAGGGAGATCGTATTCTGATCGACGGAGCAAACGGTGCGGGTAAAACCACCCTTATACGTCTATTGAGCCGGGTCATAGAACCTACAGGCGGTACCATCTTTATAAACAATGCCAATTACAGTAAATATGCCATTGACGATTATCGTTCCTGCATAGGTACCATAACAATCAACGACAATCTTTTTGAAGGGACAATTCTGGAAAACATTACCTGTAAAAATCCGGGAATACCCCTGCAGGAGATACACAATGTTATTGAAAGTATGCAGCTTACGACATATATAAAATCCTTACCGAACGGACTGGATACCATGGTTCATTCCGAAGGAAAACAGTTGAGTTCTTCCATAATTCAGAAAATATTGTTGGCCAGGTGTATTATTTCCGACCCTAAAATACTCTTTCTGGAAGAGCCACTTGAAAAGGTAGACGAGCTGTCTGCAAAAGGCATCATAGACTATCTGACTGCAAAAGATAAGAACTGGACAGTGATAATTATCTCTAAAAATGAATATTGGAAAGAAAAGTGTAACAAAAGGTTCTTTTTAACCGAAGGAACATTAAAAGCATAA
- a CDS encoding DUF4870 domain-containing protein, with amino-acid sequence MDSTITQNHKNVAAIIHASTFSKYLIPFGNFLLPLVLWMSNKKNSPFVEYHGKQAINFQVSILLYNIALCILAVPLAFFTTWDFMGFTNLSELNTHSIDINFRNIFNLGEYLILWGVFGTLALGLFLLNIICTIIAALRAHEGILYRYPFTIPFLS; translated from the coding sequence ATGGACTCAACTATCACACAAAATCATAAAAACGTAGCGGCTATCATACACGCTTCTACATTTTCAAAATACCTTATCCCTTTCGGGAATTTTCTGCTTCCGTTGGTCCTTTGGATGTCCAACAAGAAAAATTCCCCTTTTGTGGAATATCACGGCAAGCAGGCCATTAATTTCCAGGTGAGCATACTGCTTTACAATATTGCCCTTTGCATCCTGGCCGTTCCCCTGGCCTTTTTTACCACATGGGATTTCATGGGTTTCACCAATCTGTCTGAACTCAACACACATTCTATAGATATCAATTTCAGAAATATTTTTAATCTCGGGGAATACCTGATACTCTGGGGAGTGTTCGGCACCCTTGCCCTGGGGCTGTTCCTTCTTAACATTATCTGTACCATCATAGCCGCATTACGTGCACACGAGGGCATTCTATACAGATATCCCTTTACCATACCTTTTTTAAGCTAA
- a CDS encoding HlyD family secretion protein, translating to MLNISENRIDKLVDMSQYTSARIFADNKHYRIIRKVVWGVAIVILLVLFLPWTQNIKGSGYVTTLRPEQRPQTVHAIIGGRIEKWYVQEGDYVHKGDTIMFLSETKDSYFDPNLIANTEDQVKAKEDAVESYTEKVNALTQQIKAIKRERGLKLKQAHNKLEQSRLTVTSDSIDLEAVKTQLSIAETQYNRAFSLNKEGLKPMTYVEEKKVKLQEMQAKKITQENKYLASQNELINAEMELTRLNAAYAEKLAKAQSDIQTALSTRFDTESQVSKLRSQYAGYIIRRGMYYITAPQDGYINRALKSGIGETIKEGTSVVSIMPTNFDIAVETYIEPLDYPLIHKGGKVRIWFDGWPTIVFSGWPGVSYGTFGGVIVAKENFISANGKYRVLIAPDPEEKDWPKELSVGAGSQTLALLDDVPIWFEIWRTLNGFPPNFYNTPESGESTNEKKK from the coding sequence ATGTTGAACATTTCAGAGAACCGTATCGATAAGTTGGTGGATATGTCTCAATATACCTCTGCAAGGATTTTTGCCGACAATAAACACTACAGGATCATAAGAAAAGTGGTGTGGGGTGTGGCCATAGTTATTCTCCTTGTCTTGTTTCTGCCCTGGACACAGAATATTAAAGGATCGGGCTATGTAACTACGCTAAGACCGGAACAACGTCCGCAAACAGTGCATGCCATTATAGGAGGGCGAATAGAAAAATGGTATGTACAGGAAGGAGATTATGTACACAAGGGAGATACCATCATGTTTTTGTCTGAAACAAAGGATTCTTACTTCGATCCCAATCTTATCGCCAATACAGAAGATCAGGTAAAAGCCAAAGAGGATGCCGTAGAGTCCTATACCGAAAAGGTCAATGCCCTGACCCAACAAATAAAAGCCATAAAAAGAGAACGGGGACTAAAACTAAAACAGGCACATAACAAGCTGGAACAAAGCAGGCTAACGGTTACCAGCGATAGTATAGACCTGGAAGCGGTAAAAACCCAGTTAAGTATAGCCGAAACCCAATATAACCGGGCATTTAGCCTGAACAAGGAAGGATTGAAACCAATGACCTATGTAGAGGAAAAAAAGGTTAAGCTCCAGGAAATGCAGGCCAAAAAAATAACCCAGGAAAACAAATACCTGGCCAGTCAGAACGAATTGATCAATGCCGAAATGGAGCTCACCCGGCTCAATGCAGCCTATGCCGAAAAGCTCGCAAAGGCACAGAGTGATATTCAAACCGCACTCAGCACGCGTTTCGACACAGAATCCCAGGTGAGCAAACTCCGGTCGCAGTACGCCGGTTATATTATCCGCCGTGGCATGTATTACATTACCGCTCCGCAAGACGGATATATAAATCGCGCATTGAAGTCCGGTATCGGGGAAACCATAAAGGAAGGGACTTCCGTAGTGAGTATTATGCCAACAAACTTTGATATTGCCGTGGAGACTTATATAGAGCCTCTGGATTATCCGTTAATTCACAAAGGAGGAAAAGTACGTATATGGTTTGACGGTTGGCCTACTATTGTATTCAGCGGGTGGCCGGGGGTTTCATACGGCACTTTCGGCGGAGTTATTGTAGCCAAGGAAAACTTTATCAGTGCCAACGGAAAATACCGTGTACTCATCGCCCCGGACCCGGAAGAGAAGGACTGGCCCAAAGAACTGAGCGTTGGTGCCGGATCACAAACACTGGCACTGTTGGACGATGTGCCCATCTGGTTTGAAATATGGCGTACATTAAACGGATTTCCTCCTAATTTTTATAACACTCCGGAATCGGGAGAAAGTACTAATGAGAAAAAGAAATAA
- a CDS encoding TetR/AcrR family transcriptional regulator: MDNILGNIRLRINEKLYLKDPETSTLGKKILEHSILLIDKIGFESFTFKKLGQSIGSNESSVYRYFENKHKLLLYLSSWYWSWMEYRMALATLNVEPPLKRLHIAIGKITEAVKDDDNTTFIRESVLNRIIIAEFTKTFLTKEVDEENRQGFFLVYKSVINRLAALISDVNPDYPYIKSLASSIVEGALHQRYLKDHFTTITDFCEKEKNITAFYIENINKILL, encoded by the coding sequence ATGGATAATATATTGGGAAATATCAGATTACGGATCAATGAGAAACTCTATCTCAAAGATCCCGAAACCTCCACCCTGGGTAAAAAGATTTTGGAGCACAGTATTTTGTTAATAGACAAAATAGGCTTTGAGTCTTTTACTTTTAAGAAACTGGGACAATCTATCGGATCCAACGAGAGTTCGGTATATCGTTATTTCGAAAACAAGCACAAATTACTGCTTTACCTGTCTTCCTGGTATTGGTCGTGGATGGAGTACCGCATGGCCCTGGCTACCCTGAATGTTGAGCCGCCCCTGAAGCGGTTGCACATAGCCATCGGAAAAATAACGGAAGCAGTAAAAGATGACGACAATACAACTTTTATCCGGGAATCGGTATTGAACAGGATCATCATTGCAGAGTTTACCAAGACATTCCTCACCAAAGAGGTGGATGAAGAGAACCGGCAGGGCTTTTTTCTGGTTTACAAAAGTGTTATCAACAGGCTCGCGGCACTGATTTCGGATGTAAATCCGGATTATCCGTATATAAAAAGCCTTGCTTCTTCCATTGTAGAAGGAGCTTTACACCAGCGTTACCTGAAAGATCACTTTACGACGATTACGGATTTTTGTGAAAAAGAAAAGAATATCACCGCGTTTTATATAGAAAACATTAATAAAATATTGCTATGA
- a CDS encoding PadR family transcriptional regulator has product MKIENTKAQMRKGVLEYCILSILRDQDKYASEILETLKNAKMLVVEGTIYPLLTRLKNAGLLNYRWEESTSGPPRKYYTLTDTGKLFLHELSSTWEELHNAVTIVTSQKTSDNE; this is encoded by the coding sequence ATGAAGATCGAAAACACAAAAGCACAGATGCGTAAGGGAGTTCTGGAATACTGCATCCTGTCCATCCTCAGGGATCAGGACAAGTATGCATCAGAGATCCTGGAAACCCTGAAAAACGCAAAGATGCTTGTGGTAGAGGGAACGATATATCCCCTCCTCACAAGGCTAAAGAATGCGGGGTTGTTAAACTATCGCTGGGAAGAATCTACTTCCGGGCCTCCGAGAAAATACTATACCCTTACCGATACGGGAAAATTGTTTTTACATGAACTCTCTTCCACCTGGGAAGAGCTCCACAACGCAGTAACCATTGTAACAAGCCAAAAAACCTCAGACAATGAATAA
- the lnt gene encoding apolipoprotein N-acyltransferase, producing the protein MTKNNLLLALVSGLLLAAGWPVYGVPVLLFMAFVPLLLAEKNIRTSGRKRRGLKVFGYAYLTFAVWNSITTWWIWYSTGFGMFFAIVVNSLLMTLVFWMYHLVARKLPSKIHLVFLPALWIAFEKFHLNWDFSWPWLNLGNGFSEYTSWIQWYEYTGTFGGSLWIWIVNIGVFKTVEHFIRIKDKKQLSRGVARNVLVIAIPVIISLFIYQGYEAPAEKVDVVVLQPNVDPYSEKYSLNNRIVAKALTELARDSVDADTDYVIAPETTLSEGTDIDNFERSRARAVLQQLPREYPGLNVITGADFYRRYQQKEQPTATANKIPGGGWFDAYNAAVKLDNTDSVRYYIKSKLVVGVENFPFKNVLEPLLGNIMIDLGGTVASRAVQKKRTVFTSANGEYGAAPIICYESIYGEFVTGYVKNGANFLAIITNDGWWSDSQGHKQHLSYARLRAIETRRSVARSANTGISAFIDQKGDVLKTLPYGTGGALKGSIALNNKQTFYVKYGDYIARLAVMVAVLLLLYAIGRKKMKGIG; encoded by the coding sequence ATGACAAAAAACAACTTGCTTCTCGCCCTGGTATCGGGCTTGTTACTCGCTGCGGGCTGGCCTGTGTACGGAGTTCCCGTCCTGCTTTTTATGGCCTTTGTGCCGTTGCTCCTCGCCGAAAAAAATATAAGGACATCCGGCCGGAAGAGAAGGGGACTGAAAGTTTTCGGGTATGCCTATCTCACCTTTGCGGTGTGGAACAGCATAACCACATGGTGGATATGGTATTCCACGGGTTTCGGTATGTTCTTTGCCATAGTGGTCAATTCACTGCTGATGACGCTTGTGTTCTGGATGTATCACCTGGTGGCCCGGAAGCTGCCTTCCAAAATACACCTGGTATTTCTCCCGGCACTGTGGATCGCTTTTGAAAAGTTTCATCTCAACTGGGATTTCTCCTGGCCCTGGCTCAACCTGGGTAACGGTTTTTCCGAATACACTTCCTGGATACAATGGTATGAATACACAGGAACTTTTGGCGGTAGCCTCTGGATCTGGATCGTGAATATAGGGGTTTTCAAGACCGTGGAACATTTTATCCGGATAAAGGATAAGAAACAGCTGTCCCGTGGTGTAGCCCGTAATGTGCTGGTAATTGCAATTCCGGTTATCATTTCTTTGTTTATTTACCAGGGGTATGAAGCGCCTGCCGAAAAGGTAGATGTTGTGGTTTTACAGCCGAATGTAGACCCTTACAGCGAAAAATATAGTCTCAACAACCGGATTGTAGCCAAAGCACTTACGGAACTGGCCCGTGATTCGGTTGATGCGGATACCGATTATGTAATTGCCCCGGAAACCACGCTTTCCGAAGGTACGGATATAGACAATTTTGAACGTTCCCGCGCCAGGGCCGTACTACAGCAGTTGCCCCGGGAATATCCGGGCTTGAATGTTATTACGGGAGCCGATTTCTACAGGCGTTACCAGCAGAAAGAACAACCTACGGCCACAGCCAACAAAATACCGGGGGGCGGATGGTTCGATGCCTACAATGCGGCCGTAAAGCTCGACAATACCGATAGTGTCCGGTATTATATAAAATCGAAACTGGTAGTTGGTGTGGAGAATTTCCCTTTTAAAAATGTACTTGAACCGCTGTTGGGAAATATTATGATCGACCTGGGCGGTACGGTGGCTTCACGTGCTGTACAAAAGAAACGTACGGTGTTTACCTCGGCAAACGGAGAGTACGGGGCAGCACCCATTATCTGTTATGAATCCATTTACGGGGAGTTTGTAACCGGATATGTGAAGAATGGGGCCAATTTCCTCGCCATAATTACCAACGACGGCTGGTGGAGCGATTCACAGGGACATAAACAACACCTGAGCTATGCACGGCTAAGGGCCATTGAAACCAGGAGAAGTGTAGCCCGGAGTGCCAATACGGGGATCTCTGCTTTTATAGATCAGAAGGGCGATGTGTTAAAAACATTACCCTACGGCACCGGGGGCGCCCTGAAAGGAAGCATTGCACTTAACAATAAACAGACGTTTTACGTAAAATATGGCGATTATATTGCGAGGCTTGCCGTTATGGTGGCCGTGTTACTCCTATTATATGCCATAGGCCGGAAGAAAATGAAAGGAATAGGCTAA
- a CDS encoding DUF4442 domain-containing protein, which translates to MKMSPAKLNTFTMLKLPSAWLCGVRVKSIDGVSCAVTVRHRWINQNPFKSMFWAVQGMAAELSTGAMVISKIQATGKKISMLVASNNAAFSKKARGKITFICSDGDRIEEALQKTIATGEGQTFWMQSVGKDEKGDVVSTFNFEWTVKAK; encoded by the coding sequence ATGAAAATGAGCCCTGCAAAACTGAACACTTTTACCATGCTCAAACTACCTTCGGCCTGGTTGTGTGGTGTTCGCGTGAAAAGTATAGACGGAGTGAGTTGCGCGGTGACCGTAAGACACCGGTGGATCAATCAGAACCCGTTTAAGTCGATGTTCTGGGCCGTGCAGGGTATGGCTGCCGAATTGTCTACCGGAGCCATGGTCATCAGCAAAATACAGGCTACGGGAAAAAAGATCTCCATGCTCGTGGCCAGCAATAATGCCGCTTTTTCCAAGAAGGCCAGAGGAAAGATTACTTTTATATGCAGTGATGGCGACCGTATAGAAGAAGCATTGCAGAAAACCATAGCCACCGGGGAAGGACAGACTTTCTGGATGCAATCCGTGGGCAAGGATGAAAAAGGGGACGTTGTTTCCACCTTTAATTTTGAGTGGACCGTGAAAGCTAAGTAG